A region of the Candidatus Methylomirabilota bacterium genome:
GAGCGGTGGATGCCGGAGCCCTGTCGAAGCTGCGACCGGCGTGCCGAGGATTTCGGCGGCTGTCGCTGCCAGGCCTTTCACCTGACGGGCGACGCGGCGGTCACCGATCCGGCCTGCTCGCTCTCGCCGCACCACGCCATCGTGGAAGCCGCCCGTGAAGACGCGACGTCGATCAGCGCCCCGCCACCGGCCTTTCAGTATCGTGGGCCCCGGGCGACCGCCGCCCGCCGAGGGTTCGGGGGCGGGTCGGGCCGCCGGGCCCGGCCGCGTTGACAACGCCGGGTCCGCGTATTACGTTTCGCCGCGCGTCGAAGGTCCACTGCACACCGGTCGAGGCTCCTCGCTCAAGGGAGGCAGTTATGGGGGTCGCACGAAGCACGGGCATCATCGTGGTCGTCCTGATCGCGCTCGGCGCCTGGCTCCTCTCGCCGGAGCCCGCTCTGGGGCAAGCATGGAAGCAGGGGCAGCCGCCGGAGCTGGCCAACTCGCCGCTGGCGCCGGTCCCGTCACCGCCGACGCCGACGCCGGCCGCCAAGATTCCCGTCAACAAGATCAAGTTGCCACCCGGCTTCAGCATCAGCGTCTGGGCCGACGGGCTGGCCAATGCCCGGCAGATGGCCTGGGGATCGAAGGGCACGCTCTTCGTGGGCACGCGCGTGGCCGGCAACGTCTACGCGGTCGTGGATCGCGGCGGCAAGCGCGAGGTCAAGACCATCGCCAAGGGTCTCACCCAGCCCAGCGGCCTGGCCTTCAAGGACGGCGCGCTGTACGTCGCAACGATTCCTAACATCATCAAGTACGAGAACATCGAGGCCAACCTCGACAGCCCGCCGGCCCCGAAGACCATCTACGTGTTTCCGCCGGACGCGCATCACAACTGGCGGTTCCTGACCTGGGGACCGGACGGCAAGCTCTACTTCAACATGGGCGCCCCCTGCAACATCTGCATGCCGCCCGACACGCATGCCAACGTCTCGCGCGTCAACCCCGACGGGACGGGCTTCGAGTACGTGGCCTTCGGCGTGCGCAACAGCACCGGCGCCGACTTCCATCCGGTGACCAAGGAGCTCTATTTCGTCAGCCACGGTCGCGACTGGGGAGGCGACGACTTCCCCAACGACACGCTCCACCACGCTCCCAAGAAGGGACTCCACTTCGGTTACCCGTACTGCCATCAGGGCGACACTCCTGATCCCGACTTCGGCAAGGGTCGCTCCTGCAGCGAGTTCGCGCCGCCCCTGCTGAAGCTCGGCGCCCACGTCGCGCCCATCGGCACCCGGTTCTACACGGGAAGCCAGTTCCCACCCGAGTATCGGAACCGGCTCTTCATCGCCCAGAAGGGCTCCTGGAACCGCACGGTGAAGCAGGGCTACCGGGTGATGACGGTCGAGCTCAAGCCGGGCCAGCCGCCGAAGTACGATGCGTTTCTCAGCGGCTGCCACGAAGGCAACACCGTCCTGTGCCGGCCCACGCACATCGAGTGGATGCCCGACAGCTCGATGCTGCTGTCCGACGACTACCACGGAGCGATCTACCACATCAGCTACAAGCGTTAGATAAGCGGGAGGGGGCCTCGACGGCCCCCTCCCGATCCTCCCCCCAGGAACGATTGCGCCGGCGGAGCCGGCGCTCGGAAGCGGTGATACGCTGGGCGCCGGTGAATCTCCCGGCTCGCCTGCCTCGCATCATGAACGTCGCTTCGTTCGGTGCCGGAGTCCTCATGGGAGCTGTCCTCGTTAGCCTTGCACCCGTGCGCGTTGCCGGCGGGGGTGATGTCGACCCGGGACGGAAAAAGGCCGAGGTCTGTGTGCCCTGCCACGGTCCGGAAGGCAACGCGGTCACGCCGGGCGTGCCGTCGCTGGCCGGCATGCCCGCTTTCTACACGCACTGGCAGCTCATCATGTACCGCGACGGGCGCCGCCGGGACGCCCAGATGTCGCCGTTCGCCGCCAACCTCACCGACACGGACATGGCGGACCTGGCCGCCTACTACGCCGCCCGGCGCCCGCGCGCGCGTCCGGTCGAGGTCGACGCGGCCCGGGCCGCCGCAGGCCGGCCGCTGGCCCAGCGCCTTCACTGCGGGTCGTGTCACGGCCCGCAGTTGATGGGGCAGAACCAGGTGGCACGCCTGGCCGGGCAGGACTTCGATTACCTCCTCAAGCGGCTGCGCGGCTACAAGGCCAAGACGACGAGCGATCTCGACGGCATGATGACGATGGTGGCGCAGTCCTTGAGCGAGGAGGACATCCAGAATCTGGTGCACTTCATGGCCGGGGCCGCGCCGACGACGGCCCCCGAGCCGAAAGGATCAGAGCGATGAAGAAGTGGCTGCTGGTGGCCTCCACGATGCTCGCCGGCGCTCCCGCGTGGGCGGGCGGCTCCGACTACGCCATCGTGCCCGGCGCCCGTACCGCGATCGAAGGCAAGGTCTCGGAGTGGGCGGTGCCGACCCCTCGGTTCGCGCGGGACCCCGCGCCGGGGCCGGACGGGAACATCTACATCGCGGTGATGGGCGGCAATCGGATCGCCCGCTTCGACACCCGGGCCAGGTCCTTCACCGAGTGGGATCTGCCGCCGGGGGCCCGACCTCACGGTCTGCTGGTCGACCGGGCGGGCCAGGTCTGGTACACGGGCAACGGCAACGGCACGATCGGCCACCTCGATCCCGTCTCCGGCAAGGTGATCGAGCATACAGTGCCGTCCGGCGGCGACCCCCACACCCTGGTGACGGACGGCAAGGGGACGATCTGGTTCACCGTCCAGGGGGGCCAGCGTATCGGACGGCTCGACACGAAGACGGGCCGGTTCACCGAGTACCGGACACGCGGCAATCCCTACGGCCTCGCGCTCGATCGCGCGGGCGCGGTGTGGTTCTGCCAGTTCGGCGGCGACCGCCTCGGCCGCCTCGACCCCCAGAGCGGCGTGATCACGGAGCTGGCGATGGCGCCCGGATCTCGTCCGCGACGCATGGCGACGGCGCCGGACGGGTCGTTGTGGGTGACGCTCTACGGCCACGGCAAGCTGATCCGGGTCGACCCGGCCACGCGTGAGGTCGTGAAGGAGTACGCGCTGCCGGCGGGGCCGACGGGCGGGCCCTACGCGGTAACCGTGGACGCGGCCGGCGTCGTGTGGGTCAACGAGATCCAGACCGACACCGTCGTTCGGCTCGACCCGAAGACCGATGCCGTCCGCGTGGTCACGCTGCCGTCCCGGAACGCGGGCATCCGCAAGATGATCGTGGACGCCGAGGGCCGGCTCTGGTACATGGGCAGCCACAACGGACGGCTGGGAGTGATCGAGTGATCCGCGCCGCCGCGGTCGCCGCGGCGCTGGTCGTGGCCGGGCCCGGCCGCGTCGCCGCCGGCGACGCGCTGTGGGACGTGTTGAAGGCGGGTGGCCAGGTCGTGCTGCTTCGCCACGCGACCACCACGCCCGGTGCCGGCGACCCTCCCGGCTTTCGCGTCGAGGACTGCGGGAGCCAGCGCAACCTCAGCGAGGAAGGGCGGGCGGAGGCCCGCCGGCTCGGCGCCGCCTTTCGGGCCCGCGACATTCCCGTCGGGCAGGTGCTCTCCAGCCGCTTCTGCCGGTGCCTGGAGACGGCGCGGCTAGCCTTCGGGCGGGCCGAGCTCCACCCTCCGCTGGACAACCTGATTCACGATCGCCGCCGTGAGCCCGAGCGCGCGGCCGCCATCCGCGCCCTGGCCGGTGAGCCTCCGCCCGCCGGCAACCTCGTCATCGTCACCCACGGTGTCAACATCGCCGCCGCCATCGGCCTGCATCCGGCGCAGGGAGAGATGATCGTCATCACTCCCCGCGGCAATGGAGCCTTCCAGGTCCGCGGCCGGATTCCGCCGCCCTAAGTCTCCTCCTCCACCTCGCCGTCCCATTCGATGGCGATCCCGCGCTGGACCGACTGCGAGGCGGGACAGCCCTTCTCGTGCACCTCGATGGCCCGGCGGGCGTCATCAGCCTTGCCCGGGGGCACGCGGACCTTGTAATGGACTTTGATGCGCGTGATCAGGGGACGGCCGTCCACGTTCTCGATGAACCCCTCGGCGTCGGCCTGCAGCCGATCGGGCTGGGTGGGGATCTTCCGGGCCGCCAGCGCACCCGCTAGCGTGCCCGTCATTCAGCCGGCGACCGCGGCGATGATGTGGTCCAGCGTCGTCGGTTGCTCCTCCTCGGGCTCGACGCCGTAGAACGCCTTGACCCCCCCGTGGAGGCCGTAAACCACCGGCTCGGCGAAGGGCGCGATGTAGGCGCGGCGGCGGGGGCCCTTGTCCTTCACAATGCGGACCCGCGAGACGTGCAGCACGTCACCCATTGAAGGCTCCTTTCGGGAGGTTCGGGCTCAGCCCCGGGAGGATACGACGCCCGGCTTGGCGACCGCGCTGGTCTTCGTCCGCTCCCCGCTCACGCTTCCCCGCTCTTCGTGCCACAGCAACGGCAGGGCGAGCAAGGGCAGGAGCCCCAGCATGCCGACGACGATCATGAGCTGCCCGAGGTTCGAGTAATCCTGCTGCGTGACGTTGAAGAATTCGTTGAGGTACTGGGTGAAGAGCTGGCTGGCCGACAACGCCAGGTTCATCAGCGAGGCCATGATGGCGAACATGGTGGCTTCGGCGCCCCGGGGGGCCGTCTTGGCGATGAGCACCAGCATCGGCACCATCGTGAGCTGGGCCAGCGGCGCCGAGATCGTGGTGTCGATGAAGGCCAGCGTGCGGGCGCTGATGCCCAGCCACGTGTGCAACCCGTAGAAGAGACCGATGTTGGGCAGGTAGAGGATGGTCCCGGCGATGACGACCCACAGCAGGGTGAAGCTCACCGGGCGCGTGACGATCGTCTTGCGGAAGACGAGGAGGCCGAGCAAGCTCAGCACCGAGCCGACCTGGGCCAGGATGCCGAGGAACTTCTGATCGAAGCCGAGGCCGTCGACCGCCCAGTAGCTGTACCCCTGGCCCACGCCGGGCGTGGCTCGAAAGAGGAAGATCACGATGGAGGCCACGGCCACCCCCCGGGAGATCCCGACCTTCTGGAGCAGCAGCCCGATGAGCACCATCGAGACGACGAGCACGATCTCCCGCGAGAACGCGACCTGCAGCGTCTCCAGGGCCACGCCGAACGCGGCGTAACAGAGACCGACCACCAGGACCAGCCGCGCCTTGCCGCTGCTCAGTGGGCCAGCCCGGTCGGCAGCCGGCGCCACCACCCGGGATGGCCGTCTGCTGCGTAGCGGCAGGACCAGGCTCAGCGCCACCAGCAGGGGCAGCACGGTGGCCACGGCGAACGTCGGGCGAGAGCCGATGGTGCCGGCCAACCAGCCGGACAGGTAGCCGACGCTGATGCCGCCGAGCAACAGGGCCATGCGACCGAGCGTCTGGATCTGACCGATCTCCTCGTCCGTCTCGGCCACTTCCACGCTCAGGGCATCGGCGACGACGTCCTGCACCATGAAGCCGACGGTCACGAGCAGGCCGGCCACCAGGTAGGCGGCCTTGGTATCGACGCTGGTGGCCAGCAGCCCGTACCCGGTCAAGCTGAGCCCACCCCCGAGCAACAGGTAGGCCGTGCGGCGGCTTCCCAGCAGGGGGTAGACGTCGGAAGCCACGCCGGCAACCATCTTCATGGACCACGGCAGACTCAACCAGAACGCGATCCCGGCGGCCTCGGCCGGCGTCAGCTTGAGGACATCCTTCTGGAAGAAGAGCTCGGCCACCCCTGTCACGACGCTGGCGCCGTAACAGAAATAGGTCATCAAGATCGGAGTCCAGGCGAGACGAAAACCGCCGAGCATTCCTCGCACTGTCCCCATCGTACAGCAGAATAGCTTCAGTGTTCTCGCGGGTTATGCGGACCGCGGGTGGCCGGCGCGACGCACGAGATGCGCCGTTACTCGACGCTATTGTAAGTTGGTAATGGCCTTGCTACCTATATAAGTGAGAGCGCGATGACCGTGATCGAGCGGGCCCTGGCGTTTTACAAGCGGCGGCAGCCCCAGCCGACCTCACCTCCCCGCTTGGCTCTGGCCCTCGGTGGCGGGGGCGTCATGGGCGGGATGTACGAGGTCGGGGCTCTGGCCGCGCTGGAAGAGCGGCTCACCGGTACGGGGCAACTGTTCCACGTCTACGTCGGCTGCAGCGCCGGCTCCGTGGTCGCCTCGCTTCTGGCCAACGGCATTCGCGCGTCGGACATCTATCGCATCCTGGACCAGGACTTGCCCGATCCTCTGAACTTCCGCCGCGGGGCCGTGTTCTCCCCGGACTCGTTCCGCCGGGCCGCTGGACGGTTCGGTCGCATGATGTGGGCGTTCAGCAAGAACGCCATGACCGGCCTGCGGGGATCGATCCCCGACATGCTGGCCAGGGCCGAACGCGACCTCCCCCCCGGGTTCTTTTCGCTCACCGCGCTCGAGCGCTTCATCGCGGAGGCGATCGCCGCGCGCGGGCTGTCCAATTCCTTTACGGAGCTGCCCCGGACCTTGCTGATCCCGGCGGTCGACCTGGACCGCGCGGAGCGGGTGATTTTTGGCCAGGGCGATCTGCAGGACGTGCCGATCAGCCATGCCGTGGCCGCGTCGTCGGCGATCCCGGGGTTCTTCGAGCCGTACATGATCGGCGGGCGCGATTACGTCGACGGCGGCGTGGGCTTCAGCGGGCACGCCGATCTGGCCGCCGAGGCGGGCGCCGACGTGGTGTTGCTCGTCCACCCGCTGGTTCCGACGTTCCCGCCGGAGGACTCTGGCCTGACGATGCGGGCGAGGGGCCTGTACAGCATCATGGAGCAGACCAGCCGGATCTACGGACAGAACCTGCTCCAGCTGGGCCTGGCCACCCTCAGTGTGCGCTTCCCGCGCACGACGTTCTTCCTGCTCGAGCCGCCCCGGACGAACTCGCCGCTGTCCGGGCTCTGCATGGGCTTCGAGGGGGCGCGCGCGGCGCTGCGCTTCGGTTACACGTCGACGCGCGACTGGCTGGACACGCAGGGCGAGCCGCTCCTCAAGCGGCTGCTTCCCGAACCGGCCCCGGTCACGCTCTAGCCGCCGCGGCGGCGACC
Encoded here:
- a CDS encoding PQQ-dependent sugar dehydrogenase translates to MGVARSTGIIVVVLIALGAWLLSPEPALGQAWKQGQPPELANSPLAPVPSPPTPTPAAKIPVNKIKLPPGFSISVWADGLANARQMAWGSKGTLFVGTRVAGNVYAVVDRGGKREVKTIAKGLTQPSGLAFKDGALYVATIPNIIKYENIEANLDSPPAPKTIYVFPPDAHHNWRFLTWGPDGKLYFNMGAPCNICMPPDTHANVSRVNPDGTGFEYVAFGVRNSTGADFHPVTKELYFVSHGRDWGGDDFPNDTLHHAPKKGLHFGYPYCHQGDTPDPDFGKGRSCSEFAPPLLKLGAHVAPIGTRFYTGSQFPPEYRNRLFIAQKGSWNRTVKQGYRVMTVELKPGQPPKYDAFLSGCHEGNTVLCRPTHIEWMPDSSMLLSDDYHGAIYHISYKR
- a CDS encoding c-type cytochrome, which produces MNLPARLPRIMNVASFGAGVLMGAVLVSLAPVRVAGGGDVDPGRKKAEVCVPCHGPEGNAVTPGVPSLAGMPAFYTHWQLIMYRDGRRRDAQMSPFAANLTDTDMADLAAYYAARRPRARPVEVDAARAAAGRPLAQRLHCGSCHGPQLMGQNQVARLAGQDFDYLLKRLRGYKAKTTSDLDGMMTMVAQSLSEEDIQNLVHFMAGAAPTTAPEPKGSER
- a CDS encoding histidine phosphatase family protein, which gives rise to MIRAAAVAAALVVAGPGRVAAGDALWDVLKAGGQVVLLRHATTTPGAGDPPGFRVEDCGSQRNLSEEGRAEARRLGAAFRARDIPVGQVLSSRFCRCLETARLAFGRAELHPPLDNLIHDRRREPERAAAIRALAGEPPPAGNLVIVTHGVNIAAAIGLHPAQGEMIVITPRGNGAFQVRGRIPPP
- a CDS encoding OsmC family protein — protein: MTGTLAGALAARKIPTQPDRLQADAEGFIENVDGRPLITRIKVHYKVRVPPGKADDARRAIEVHEKGCPASQSVQRGIAIEWDGEVEEET
- a CDS encoding patatin-like phospholipase family protein; the protein is MTVIERALAFYKRRQPQPTSPPRLALALGGGGVMGGMYEVGALAALEERLTGTGQLFHVYVGCSAGSVVASLLANGIRASDIYRILDQDLPDPLNFRRGAVFSPDSFRRAAGRFGRMMWAFSKNAMTGLRGSIPDMLARAERDLPPGFFSLTALERFIAEAIAARGLSNSFTELPRTLLIPAVDLDRAERVIFGQGDLQDVPISHAVAASSAIPGFFEPYMIGGRDYVDGGVGFSGHADLAAEAGADVVLLVHPLVPTFPPEDSGLTMRARGLYSIMEQTSRIYGQNLLQLGLATLSVRFPRTTFFLLEPPRTNSPLSGLCMGFEGARAALRFGYTSTRDWLDTQGEPLLKRLLPEPAPVTL